The Eleutherodactylus coqui strain aEleCoq1 chromosome 13, aEleCoq1.hap1, whole genome shotgun sequence genome includes a window with the following:
- the ADNP gene encoding activity-dependent neuroprotector homeobox protein — translation MFQLPVNNLGSLRKARKTVKKILGDIGLEYCKDHVDEFKQFEPNDFYVKNTSWDDVGLWDPSLTKNQDYRTKQFCCSQCPFSSKFFSAYKSHFRNVHNEDFENRILLNCPYCTYNGDRKTLEMHIKVFHAPNNPQPSPVLSAFKDKNKLDSLKPKQADSVEQAVYYCKKCTYRDPLYEVVRKHIYREHFQHVAAPYVAKGGDKSLNGAVPIGANASNESSIHCKRCLFMPKTYETLVQHVIEDHERIGYQVTAMIGHTNVVVPRSKPLMLIAPKPQDKKPMGIPQRMGPMSQGNVRTLPSQQMVNRLSIPKPSMNSNMMSNVHMQQNNYGVKGLSSGYQVGQQMRLGMGGNAPVSIPQQSQSMKQMLPGGNMRSYALGNEQRSPAPLRYSLQSGNSSLSGGHLKPASMTPSHVASRGLGQPGAKPPMAAAAAAAAAAANSSSSTQKWKICTICNELFPENLYSSHFEKEHKAEKVPAVANYIMKIHNFTSKCLYCNRYLPTDTLLNHMLIHGLSCPYCRSTFNDVEKMAAHMRLVHADEEMAPKTDSTLTFDLTLQQGSHTNIHLLVTTYNLRDAPAESVAYHAQNQPAVPAPKTQTKTVEKVEPAIKNLPQTAVPYKKDVGKTLCPLCFSILKGPISDALAHHLRERHQVIQTVHPVEKKLTYKCIHCLGVYTSNMTASTITLHLVHCRGVGKTQNGQDKSGTIKINPAQMMPSMKRSNDFVDLALAKKRRPDDDPDAPIILDDKPEEPVALAMDPRGHEDDSYESRKTFLTKYFNKQPYASRREIEKLAASLWLWKNDIASHFSNKRKKCTRDCERYSLSVLLGFNMRELNKVKHEMDFGDEWKFENIDESQSAPNPSKTVDKKNLNESSSSDSSENVAEDSSESAIIQTPEKDLKSPASEQNTTVELLENQNANAPSKANDHSNEIILDSSDNDGEDADPPVPKDTVVRPNSEPVPSPPELEDSNPKVKQEARVNDSNHSKEAENGQEIERDHLIESDEEEAKCKVNSHDKAEEFWSKEKSLSNSLVKEENLSEQAMEWQTSTNDREGGDHFNVTVTEKMHNSLPGVGLGSQQV, via the exons ATGTTCCAACTTCCGGTAAATAATCTGGGCAGTTTGCGAAAAGCCAGGAAGACTGTGAAGAAGATCTTGGGTGATATTGGGCTGGAGTACTGCAAGGACCATGTAGAT GAATTTAAACAATTTGAACCCAACGACTTCTATGTGAAAAACACATCATGGGATGATGTAGGACTGTGGGACCCATCGCTCACTAAAAATCAG GACTACAGAACAAAACAGTTCTGCTGCAGCCAGTGTCCGTTCTCATCAAAGTTCTTCTCCGCTTACAAAAGTCACTTTCGAAACGTCCACAACGAAGACTTTGAGAACCGGATTCTTCTGAACTGTCCGTACTGTACTTACAATGGAGAcagaaagactttggaaatgCACATTAAGGTGTTCCACGCACCAAACAACCCTCAGCCAAGTCCAGTCCTCAGCGCTTTTAAAGACAAAAACAAGCTTGACAGCCTTAAACCTAAGCAGGCCGACAGTGTGGAGCAAGCGGTTTATTATTGTAAAAAGTGCACTTACAGAGATCCTCTCTATGAAGTGGTGAGAAAACACATATACAGGGAACATTTCCAGCACGTTGCGGCACCATATGTTGCAAAGGGCGGTGACAAATCACTGAATGGTGCCGTGCCTATAGGGGCAAACGCAAGCAATGAAAGCAGCATTCATTGCAAACGATGTCTGTTTATGCCGAAGACTTATGAAACTTTAGTACAGCATGTAATTGAAGACCATGAGCGGATTGGGTACCAAGTGACGGCAATGATAGGACATACAAATGTAGTTGTTCCTAGATCCAAGCCATTGATGCTGATAGCTCCAAAGCCACAAGACAAAAAACCCATGGGCATTCCACAAAGAATGGGTCCAATGTCCCAAGGAAATGTCCGTACTCTTCCTTCTCAACAAATGGTGAATAGACTTTCAATACCAAAGCCTTCGATGAATTCTAACATGATGTCCAATGTCCACATGCAGCAGAATAACTATGGAGTGAAAGGGTTGTCTTCAGGGTATCAAGTTGGGCAGCAGATGAGATTAGGAATGGGTGGTAATGCCCCTGTTTCTATCCCCCAGCAATCCCAATCCATGAAGCAGATGCTTCCTGGTGGAAATATGAGATCTTACGCACTCGGTAATGAGCAAAGATCACCTGCTCCTTTAAGGTACTCTCTTCAGTCTGGAAACTCCAGTCTTTCAGGCGGCCACCTTAAACCAGCTTCCATGACTCCATCCCATGTTGCATCTCGAGGGCTAGGTCAGCCTGGTGCAAAACCCCCAATGGCCGCTGCTGCGGCAGCCGCTGCAGCAGCTGCcaactcctcttcctccacccaAAAGTGGAAGATATGTACAATTTGCAACGAGTTATTTCCAGAAAACTTGTACAGCAGTCACTTTGAAAAGGAgcacaaggctgaaaaggttcCAGCTGTGGCGAACTACATCATGAAAATACATAACTTCACAAGCAAATGTCTCTACTGTAACCGATACTTGCCAACAGACACTTTGCTAAATCACATGCTAATCCACGGTCTCTCCTGCCCTTACTGCCGATCAACTTTCAATGATGTAGAGAAAATGGCAGCCCACATGAGGCTGGTTCACGCAGATGAAGAAATGGCGCCAAAAACGGATTCCACTTTGACGTTTGACTTGACATTGCAGCAAGGAAGTCACACAAATATCCATTTACTCGTCACCACGTACAACCTGCGTGATGCTCCAGCGGAGTCCGTAGCTTACCACGCACAGAACCAACCTGCTGTTCCTGCTCCAAAAACACAAACCAAGACGGTGGAGAAGGTGGAGCCGGCTATCAAAAACTTGCCACAAACTGCTGTGCCGTACAAGAAAGATGTAGGCAAAACACTGTGTCCGCTCTGCTTTTCCATCTTGAAAGGCCCCATATCTGACGCTCTTGCTCATCACTTGAGGGAAAGACATCAAGTCATTCAGACCGTCCATCCTGTTGAGAAGAAACTTACCTACAAATGCATCCATTGCTTAGGCGTGTACACGAGTAACATGACGGCATCAACTATTACGCTGCACCTTGTACACTGCAGAGGGGTAGGTAAAACCCAGAATGGGCAAGACAAGTCCGGTACCATTAAAATAAATCCAGCTCAAATGATGCCTTCAATGAAACGTTCCAATGACTTTGTAGATTTAGCGCTCGCCAAGAAGAGAAGGCCAGATGACGACCCTGATGCCCCAATCATCTTGGATGATAAGCCCGAAGAGCCAGTAGCCTTGGCTATGGACCCCAGAGGCCATGAAGATGACTCCTATGAATCCAGAAAGACATTCCTTACTAAATACTTCAACAAGCAGCCCTATGCGAGCAGGAGAGAAATCGAAAAGTTGGCAGCCAGTTTGTGGTTATGGAAGAACGATATAGCATCCCATTTCagcaacaaaaggaaaaaatgcaCTCGGGATTGTGAGCGATACAGTCTCAGCGTCCTGCTTGGCTTCAACATGAGGGAGCTGAATAAAGTCAAACATGAAATGGATTTTGGCGACGAGTGGAAGTTCGAGAACATTGATGAGAGTCAGTCCGCTCCTAACCCAAGTAAAACTGTAGATAAGAAAAATTTAAATGAATCCAGTTCGTCGGATAGCTCCGAAAATGTCGCCGAGGACTCCAGCGAAAGTGCCATCATCCAAACTCCGGAGAAGGATCTTAAGTCCCCGGCTTCAGAACAGAACACAACCGTGGAATTGCTAGAAAACCAAAACGCAAATGCTCCGTCAAAGGCAAACGATCATTCTAATGAGATAATTTTGGACAGCTCTGACAATGACGGAGAGGATGCAGATCCCCCAGTGCCGAAAGACACAGTTGTGCGTCCCAACAGCGAGCCTGTGCCGTCACCGCCAGAGTTGGAGGATAGCAATCCGAAAGTGAAGCAGGAAGCTCGCGTCAACGATTCCAACCACAGTAAAGAAGCCGAAAACGGCCAAGAAATTGAGAGAGATCACTTAATCGAGAGCGACGAGGAGGAAGCCAAATGCAAAGTAAACTCCCATGACAAAGCTGAAGAGTTCTGGTCTAAAGAGAAGTCGCTTTCTAACAGTTTGGTGAAAGAGGAGAACTTATCAGAACAAGCGATGGAGTGGCAGACGAGCACAAACGACCGTGAGGGCGGCGATCACTTTAACGTGACTGTTACAGAGAAAATGCACAACAGTCTACCAGGAGTCGGACTCGGTAGCCAACAAGTATAG